The Deltaproteobacteria bacterium DNA segment ATAGTCCTGAGGTACTTAAGACCACCTACATCGCTCATGGTGGAGCAGTGGCCAGGATGGTTATGGACAGCAGCTTCCTACAAGGGGTGGAGTTCCTGGCCTATGCCTTCCTCCCGTCTGGGAACGTGATTGAGGAGCATATAGATCCGGTGGAGGAGATATATTTCATCCTCAAGGGCGCTGGAGTAATGAAGGTGGGTGAGGAAGAGAGAGAGGTCAAAGAAGGGGATGCAATTTGGATCCCTGCAGGGGCTACCCATTCCCTCAAGAACCACACGAA contains these protein-coding regions:
- a CDS encoding cupin domain-containing protein, whose product is SPEVLKTTYIAHGGAVARMVMDSSFLQGVEFLAYAFLPSGNVIEEHIDPVEEIYFILKGAGVMKVGEEEREVKEGDAIWIPAGATHSLKNHTKEKTEILVIAAYPRRR